A genomic window from Natrinema sp. HArc-T2 includes:
- a CDS encoding PAS domain-containing protein, with product MTTRSVPIVDRVTDAFFALDTGFRFTYLNERAETLLKRSREELIGRVMWDEFPQTVETQFPDGFHRAMDEQVPVSFEIYHTHLETWFEARAYPSETGLSVYMRDVSERKAQETTLAQHAAVVEAIRDAVVTLDRNREIVTVNGATESVIGADRSQLVGEHVETLTELAGIDDDHAVEIGRAITDVDIGTADRRQLELPYTGPDGDDRMGEVRFVPIEDNTATVAAVIRDITEQHEYDRVVTSLHEVTRWLLGSDDPEEICAIAVHSGSDLLDLPISGIWLLEGEHGYLEPVAGTAGAHDEFGGLPRFNPGESVVWDVFEAGDIELFDDLDATDELYDPDTPLRSEIIAPIGTHGVLMTGSFDPHRFDETDVDLISTLVENTRAALDRADRERVLRDRTAELERQTERLEAVADILSSDLQHQLDAVADAIEDDDADEWEFPLAENTVETTLDRAERLVDDVREFARNATAVGPRSRIDLASAIADAVSDSRVDEDALVVDATATLRADSDRFVHLLETAFDSAAARADDDVTIQIGLVGFDDDGTRGFFMLDDAAEIPPTAHDRVLDPTADDETAIDGLGLALVRAIAEAHDWTSTVTNGHNGGTRIEIRDITTLERRLS from the coding sequence GTGACGACGCGCTCCGTCCCGATCGTCGATCGCGTCACCGACGCATTCTTCGCGCTCGATACCGGCTTTCGGTTCACGTATCTCAACGAGCGGGCCGAGACGCTGCTGAAACGCTCCCGCGAGGAGTTGATCGGTCGGGTCATGTGGGACGAGTTCCCCCAGACCGTCGAGACGCAGTTCCCCGACGGGTTCCACCGCGCGATGGACGAACAGGTGCCGGTTTCCTTCGAGATCTATCACACCCACCTCGAGACGTGGTTCGAAGCCCGTGCCTACCCCTCCGAGACCGGCCTCTCGGTCTATATGCGCGACGTCAGCGAGCGCAAGGCTCAAGAGACGACGCTGGCCCAACACGCCGCGGTCGTTGAGGCGATCCGCGATGCCGTCGTCACGCTCGATCGCAACCGCGAAATCGTCACCGTCAACGGCGCGACTGAATCGGTCATCGGCGCGGACCGCTCACAGCTCGTCGGCGAGCACGTCGAGACGCTGACCGAGCTGGCTGGAATCGACGACGACCACGCCGTCGAGATCGGGCGGGCGATCACCGACGTCGACATCGGCACCGCCGACCGCCGCCAGCTCGAGTTGCCCTACACCGGACCCGACGGTGACGACCGGATGGGCGAGGTTCGGTTCGTTCCCATCGAAGACAACACGGCGACCGTCGCCGCCGTCATCCGCGATATCACCGAGCAACACGAGTACGACCGCGTCGTCACGTCGCTTCACGAGGTCACCCGGTGGCTTCTCGGCTCCGACGACCCCGAGGAGATCTGTGCGATCGCCGTTCACTCGGGCAGCGACCTGCTCGATCTGCCCATCAGCGGCATCTGGCTGCTCGAGGGGGAACACGGCTATCTCGAGCCGGTCGCCGGCACTGCCGGTGCCCACGACGAGTTCGGCGGTCTCCCCCGGTTCAATCCCGGCGAGAGTGTCGTCTGGGATGTCTTCGAGGCCGGCGACATCGAACTGTTCGACGACCTCGATGCGACGGACGAACTCTACGATCCCGACACGCCGCTTCGCTCGGAGATCATCGCGCCCATCGGCACCCACGGCGTGCTCATGACCGGCTCGTTCGATCCCCACCGGTTCGACGAGACCGACGTCGATCTCATCTCAACGCTCGTCGAGAACACGCGCGCCGCCCTCGACCGGGCCGACCGGGAACGGGTTCTCAGAGACCGGACCGCCGAACTCGAGCGCCAGACCGAACGCCTCGAAGCCGTCGCGGACATCCTCTCGAGCGACCTCCAGCACCAACTCGACGCGGTCGCCGACGCGATCGAGGACGACGATGCCGACGAGTGGGAGTTTCCCCTCGCGGAGAACACCGTCGAAACCACGCTCGATCGGGCCGAACGCCTCGTCGACGACGTCCGCGAGTTCGCCCGAAACGCGACCGCCGTCGGCCCCCGAAGCCGGATCGACCTCGCGTCGGCGATCGCCGACGCCGTCAGCGACTCTCGCGTCGACGAGGACGCGCTCGTCGTCGACGCGACAGCCACGCTCCGGGCCGACTCTGACCGATTCGTCCACCTCCTCGAGACAGCCTTCGACAGCGCCGCCGCGCGGGCCGACGACGACGTGACGATTCAGATCGGGTTGGTCGGCTTCGACGACGACGGCACGCGCGGCTTTTTTATGCTCGATGACGCCGCTGAAATCCCGCCAACCGCACACGACCGTGTTCTCGATCCGACCGCCGACGACGAGACCGCGATCGACGGGCTCGGCCTCGCACTCGTCCGTGCCATCGCCGAAGCCCACGACTGGACGTCTACCGTCACGAACGGCCACAACGGCGGCACGCGGATCGAAATCCGAGATATCACGACCCTCGAGCGCCGTCTCTCGTAG
- a CDS encoding pyridoxamine 5'-phosphate oxidase family protein — MQGLRWLQMSDDEIADFLGRGGTGVLSFATGSDEPPVSIPVSYGYNADEKLLYYQLSTPEDSRKSDLIDQPVSFVVYGRSDGKWESVIATGTLDDIEDKPYESSAVQGMWAIEIPHVDIFERPRDEVTFHFFSHDPDTLTGRKEVPSRS, encoded by the coding sequence ATGCAAGGGTTGCGCTGGCTCCAGATGAGCGACGACGAGATCGCAGACTTCCTCGGTCGCGGTGGGACGGGCGTCCTCTCGTTTGCCACCGGGTCAGACGAGCCGCCGGTTTCGATACCGGTGTCCTACGGCTACAACGCGGATGAGAAACTGTTGTACTATCAGCTGTCGACGCCCGAAGACAGCCGGAAGAGCGACCTCATCGACCAGCCCGTCTCGTTCGTCGTCTACGGGAGATCCGATGGCAAGTGGGAAAGCGTCATTGCAACGGGTACGCTCGATGATATCGAGGACAAACCGTACGAATCCAGTGCGGTTCAGGGGATGTGGGCGATTGAGATCCCGCACGTCGACATCTTCGAACGACCGCGAGACGAGGTCACGTTCCACTTTTTCAGCCACGATCCCGACACGCTGACGGGACGAAAAGAGGTCCCCTCTCGTTCCTGA
- a CDS encoding HpcH/HpaI aldolase/citrate lyase family protein — translation MSHQPRGNQLRETLEAGDVALGVLESTYSPTIVELYAALGVDFVWIDLEHGGPSPWDADRLEGLLRAVDGTETELLVRVPDTDPALVRKALDAGVRNVFLPRVGSAEELERAVRAGRFEYDGDPGRRGLANPRASRWGLADDYVTTEDESVVVGVTVETQSALDDLEDILEVPELGFVFIGPLDLSVSLGHPGEFDHPEVEEAVETIRSAALEADVPVGGLGFGMDDVNEKAQQGYQLLNIGTTTGALQSAVTGWLDDYDGR, via the coding sequence GTGAGCCATCAGCCACGCGGAAACCAACTCCGCGAGACGCTCGAGGCCGGCGACGTCGCGCTCGGCGTCCTCGAGAGCACGTACAGTCCGACGATCGTCGAACTCTACGCAGCGCTCGGCGTCGACTTCGTCTGGATCGACCTCGAGCACGGCGGGCCGAGTCCGTGGGACGCCGACCGGCTCGAGGGGCTGCTTCGGGCGGTCGACGGTACCGAGACGGAACTACTGGTTCGCGTCCCCGACACCGATCCGGCGCTCGTCCGCAAGGCACTGGACGCCGGCGTCCGGAACGTGTTCCTTCCACGTGTCGGCAGCGCCGAGGAACTCGAGCGCGCGGTCCGTGCGGGTCGGTTCGAGTACGACGGCGATCCCGGCCGGCGCGGGCTCGCGAACCCCCGTGCGAGCCGCTGGGGGCTCGCCGACGACTACGTGACGACCGAAGACGAGTCGGTCGTCGTCGGCGTGACAGTCGAGACCCAATCAGCGCTCGACGACCTCGAGGACATTCTCGAAGTACCGGAACTCGGTTTCGTCTTCATCGGGCCGCTCGACCTCTCGGTCTCACTGGGGCATCCAGGCGAGTTCGATCATCCCGAGGTCGAGGAAGCCGTCGAGACGATCCGATCGGCAGCCCTCGAGGCGGATGTCCCGGTCGGCGGGCTCGGATTCGGAATGGACGACGTCAACGAGAAGGCACAGCAGGGGTATCAGTTGCTGAACATCGGCACGACCACGGGCGCGTTGCAGTCGGCAGTGACGGGGTGGTTAGACGACTACGACGGTAGATGA
- a CDS encoding OsmC family protein: MTRTNGLDVDELESLIEGVSAESEQASFTFRAETEWTGGFASETRISDFEQNETTIESPEFTVTGDEPAALLGERTGPNAVEHLLAAIGSCLSVTYAGHAAAKGIEIDDMRFEFEGDIDLRGFLGLSDEVRAGYEEIRATTHIDADASDEELEALHEEVLETSPLYDNVTNQVSLEFDLDFE; this comes from the coding sequence ATGACCAGAACAAACGGACTCGATGTCGACGAACTCGAGTCGCTCATCGAAGGCGTCTCTGCAGAGTCGGAGCAAGCGTCGTTCACGTTCCGTGCCGAGACGGAGTGGACGGGTGGCTTCGCCAGCGAGACACGCATTAGCGACTTCGAACAGAACGAGACGACGATCGAATCGCCGGAGTTCACCGTAACCGGCGACGAACCAGCGGCGTTGCTCGGCGAACGGACCGGCCCGAACGCGGTCGAACACCTCCTGGCTGCCATCGGCTCGTGTCTCAGCGTGACCTACGCGGGCCACGCCGCGGCGAAGGGAATCGAAATCGACGACATGCGCTTCGAGTTCGAGGGCGACATCGACCTCCGGGGCTTCCTCGGGCTGAGCGACGAGGTTCGGGCAGGATACGAGGAGATTCGTGCGACGACCCACATCGACGCCGACGCGTCGGACGAGGAACTCGAGGCGTTACACGAGGAAGTCCTCGAGACGTCGCCGCTGTACGACAACGTGACGAACCAGGTGTCCCTCGAGTTCGATCTCGACTTCGAATAA
- a CDS encoding response regulator: MTTETPSILIVEDEPDLAALYTAWLEDEYDVETATRGTAALDAIDDTIDIVLLDRRMPDLSGDTVLETVRERSLGCQVAMVTAIEPDFDIVELGFDDYLVKPVSQGELTDVIEQLRLRATYDEQLQELFMLASKKALLDERKTEAERQSSQGYAELTDRLAVRRARVDETVTELLERDGYRQVCQDIARDSLVDK, encoded by the coding sequence ATGACTACTGAGACACCGTCCATTCTGATCGTCGAAGACGAACCCGACCTCGCGGCCCTCTATACCGCGTGGCTCGAGGATGAGTACGATGTCGAGACTGCGACCCGTGGCACTGCTGCGCTCGATGCGATCGACGACACGATCGATATCGTCTTGCTCGATCGGCGGATGCCAGATCTGTCGGGCGATACTGTCCTCGAGACCGTCCGAGAGCGATCGCTCGGCTGTCAGGTCGCGATGGTGACGGCGATCGAGCCAGATTTCGACATCGTCGAGCTGGGGTTCGACGACTACCTCGTCAAACCGGTCTCCCAGGGCGAACTCACCGACGTTATCGAGCAACTCCGCCTTCGTGCGACTTACGACGAGCAGCTCCAGGAGTTGTTCATGCTCGCGTCGAAGAAAGCGCTGCTCGACGAGCGAAAGACGGAGGCCGAGCGGCAGTCCAGCCAGGGGTACGCCGAACTCACGGATCGATTGGCCGTCCGCCGTGCCCGGGTCGACGAGACGGTGACGGAACTGCTGGAACGGGACGGATACCGACAGGTCTGTCAGGACATCGCCCGCGATTCTCTCGTCGACAAGTAG
- a CDS encoding pyridoxal phosphate-dependent aminotransferase, with product MTFELSDRVQAVPPSGIRRFFEIAEERDEVISLGVGEPDFATPWAARDAAITSLEQGKTSYTANRGKRELREAIADYVADRFDLGYDPDEEIIVTAGASEAVDLAFRAFVNPGDTVAIAQPAYISYEPGVIFAGGEVLPVPTREEDDFRLTVEGLEEAGAADADVLVLCYPNNPTGAIMPEEDLEPIAEFAREHDLTVFSDEIYAELTYDGEHTSIASLEGMRERTIVFNGFSKAHAMTGLRLGYALGPADAIGAMNKIHQYTMLSAPTTAQYAALEALDSCDNDVEEMVEEYDRRRRFVLSRFREIGMDVFEAKGAFYCFPEVPEGFTAEEFAEEVLREQGVAVVPGDVFGDVGEGHLRVSYATGLEDLRRALNRIEAFVADHA from the coding sequence ATGACGTTCGAACTGTCAGACCGGGTGCAGGCGGTCCCGCCGTCGGGCATCCGCCGGTTCTTCGAAATCGCCGAGGAACGCGACGAGGTCATTTCGCTTGGTGTCGGCGAACCCGACTTCGCGACGCCGTGGGCAGCCCGCGACGCCGCGATCACGTCCTTAGAGCAGGGTAAGACCTCGTATACGGCAAACCGGGGCAAGCGCGAACTCCGCGAGGCGATCGCCGACTACGTCGCCGACCGGTTTGACCTGGGCTACGATCCCGACGAGGAGATCATCGTCACCGCCGGCGCCAGCGAGGCTGTCGATCTGGCTTTCCGGGCGTTCGTCAACCCCGGCGACACGGTCGCGATCGCCCAGCCGGCGTACATCTCCTACGAGCCCGGCGTGATCTTCGCCGGCGGCGAGGTGTTGCCGGTCCCAACCAGAGAGGAAGACGACTTTCGGCTCACCGTCGAGGGGCTCGAGGAGGCCGGCGCGGCCGACGCCGACGTGCTCGTCCTCTGTTATCCCAACAACCCGACGGGGGCGATCATGCCCGAGGAGGACTTAGAGCCGATCGCCGAGTTCGCCCGCGAACACGACCTGACGGTCTTCTCGGACGAGATCTACGCCGAACTCACCTACGACGGCGAGCACACCTCTATCGCGAGCCTCGAGGGGATGCGCGAACGCACCATCGTCTTCAACGGCTTCTCGAAGGCCCACGCGATGACCGGCCTCCGACTGGGCTACGCACTCGGACCGGCAGACGCGATCGGTGCGATGAACAAGATCCACCAGTACACGATGCTCTCGGCCCCGACGACGGCCCAGTACGCCGCACTCGAGGCGCTCGACTCCTGTGACAACGACGTCGAAGAGATGGTCGAGGAATACGACCGCCGGCGGCGGTTCGTCCTCTCGCGGTTTCGTGAGATCGGGATGGACGTCTTCGAGGCCAAGGGTGCGTTCTACTGCTTCCCCGAGGTGCCCGAAGGGTTCACCGCCGAGGAGTTCGCCGAGGAAGTCCTTCGCGAACAGGGCGTCGCGGTCGTCCCCGGCGATGTCTTCGGCGATGTCGGCGAGGGTCACCTGCGGGTCTCCTATGCGACCGGCCTCGAAGACCTCCGGAGAGCACTGAATCGGATCGAGGCGTTCGTCGCGGACCACGCCTGA
- a CDS encoding OsmC family protein, translating to MTLKNGIDMEKFEQLTAAAEDDPENADFRFFAETEWTGDTTCETTVSEIEKGDTLVDSPEFTMEGALFGHRDAPNALEQLLSSLGTCLTITYAAHGAKRDIEISEIRLEFEGRADMRGLLGLADDVRPGFDHIECTAHVESPASTAELEEVQEAAHASSPILDNLENEVTVDIHHATAE from the coding sequence ATGACTCTGAAGAACGGAATCGATATGGAGAAGTTCGAACAGCTCACTGCCGCTGCCGAGGACGACCCGGAAAACGCCGACTTCCGGTTTTTTGCGGAAACGGAGTGGACCGGCGATACGACGTGTGAAACCACCGTCAGTGAGATCGAAAAAGGGGACACGCTCGTCGACTCGCCCGAGTTCACCATGGAAGGTGCGTTGTTCGGCCACCGTGACGCACCGAACGCACTCGAGCAGTTGCTGTCCTCGCTTGGGACCTGTCTGACGATCACCTACGCCGCCCACGGCGCAAAGCGGGATATCGAGATCTCCGAGATCCGCCTCGAGTTCGAGGGCCGGGCCGACATGCGCGGCCTCCTCGGGCTCGCCGACGACGTCCGCCCTGGCTTCGATCACATCGAGTGTACCGCACACGTCGAGTCACCCGCATCGACAGCCGAACTCGAGGAAGTACAGGAGGCCGCGCACGCGAGTTCACCCATCCTCGATAACCTCGAGAACGAAGTGACGGTCGACATTCACCACGCGACAGCGGAGTAA
- a CDS encoding NADH:flavin oxidoreductase/NADH oxidase has translation MADLLSPLSLRETEIPNRIAVSPMCQYSCEPDGLATDWHRVHLGSRAVGGAGIVMTEATAVEPRGRITPHDLGIWSDEHAAALEPITEFIREQGSVPGIQLAHAGHKASKTRPWDGNVPKQPDEGGWEVLSPSPNAYPPFDGDRPALCKADADDIQGVIDAYRAAAERSLAAGFEIAEVHAAHGYLLHEFLSPVTNRRTDDYGGSFEDRTRLLREVVTAVRSVWPDDKPLFVRISGTDWLADRESWTIEHSMRLADDLAPLGVDLVDVSSGGLHPEQAVPGGPNFQVPLAERVRRGADVAVGAVGGITEPEQADALVRNGRADIVLVGREFLRDPYFGLRAAGELERDPDDITAQWPVQYRRAANR, from the coding sequence ATGGCCGACTTGCTCTCCCCGTTGTCGCTGCGCGAAACGGAGATTCCGAATCGCATCGCCGTCTCACCGATGTGTCAGTACTCCTGTGAGCCCGACGGCCTGGCGACCGACTGGCATCGGGTTCACCTCGGGAGCCGTGCCGTCGGCGGTGCTGGCATCGTCATGACCGAGGCAACCGCCGTTGAGCCACGCGGTCGTATCACACCCCACGACCTCGGGATCTGGAGCGACGAGCACGCGGCAGCGCTCGAGCCGATTACCGAGTTTATCCGCGAGCAGGGGTCCGTGCCGGGAATCCAACTCGCTCACGCGGGTCACAAGGCGAGCAAAACGCGGCCGTGGGACGGCAACGTGCCGAAACAGCCCGACGAAGGAGGGTGGGAAGTGCTCTCACCGTCTCCGAATGCCTATCCGCCGTTCGACGGCGACCGACCGGCACTGTGCAAGGCCGACGCGGACGACATACAGGGCGTGATCGACGCCTACCGTGCCGCGGCCGAGCGCTCGCTTGCAGCCGGCTTCGAGATTGCCGAGGTGCACGCGGCCCACGGCTATCTGCTCCACGAGTTCCTTTCGCCGGTCACGAACCGCCGGACGGACGACTACGGCGGCAGTTTCGAGGACCGCACGCGACTGCTCCGCGAGGTCGTCACCGCAGTCCGTTCGGTCTGGCCCGACGACAAGCCGCTTTTCGTCCGCATTTCCGGCACCGACTGGCTCGCAGACCGCGAATCGTGGACTATCGAACACTCCATGCGGCTGGCCGACGACCTCGCACCCCTCGGTGTCGATCTGGTCGACGTCAGCTCCGGCGGCCTCCACCCCGAACAGGCCGTCCCCGGCGGTCCGAACTTCCAGGTGCCACTGGCCGAACGCGTCCGCAGGGGGGCCGACGTCGCCGTCGGCGCGGTCGGCGGCATCACCGAACCCGAACAGGCCGACGCGCTGGTTCGCAACGGTCGCGCCGACATCGTGCTCGTCGGCCGGGAGTTCTTGCGCGATCCGTACTTCGGGCTCCGCGCTGCTGGCGAACTCGAGCGCGATCCGGACGACATCACAGCACAGTGGCCAGTTCAGTACCGCCGAGCCGCCAATCGGTAA
- a CDS encoding thioredoxin family protein, producing MVLKESESELEAGDVAPEFELEGVDENTHSLASFADNEALLVVFTCNHCPYAQAKFDLLNDLSAEYDDVAVVGINPNDADEYPDDSFEAMQTYVDDGTIEYDAYLRDESQDVARAYGAVCTPDPFLFARSDGEFRLVYHGRLDDALNPDDEPTRFHIREAIDAVLAGEAVDLEWQPSQGCSIKWKDE from the coding sequence ATGGTCCTGAAGGAATCCGAATCGGAACTCGAGGCCGGCGACGTCGCCCCCGAGTTCGAACTCGAGGGTGTCGACGAGAACACCCACTCGCTCGCGTCGTTTGCCGACAACGAGGCGCTGTTAGTCGTCTTTACGTGCAATCACTGTCCGTACGCACAGGCGAAGTTCGACCTGCTGAACGACCTCTCGGCGGAGTACGACGATGTCGCGGTCGTCGGGATCAATCCGAACGACGCCGACGAATATCCCGACGACTCGTTCGAGGCGATGCAGACGTACGTCGACGACGGAACGATCGAGTACGACGCCTATCTCCGCGACGAGAGCCAGGATGTTGCCCGGGCGTATGGTGCGGTCTGCACGCCAGATCCGTTCCTCTTTGCCCGGTCGGACGGCGAGTTCCGACTGGTCTATCACGGTCGCCTCGACGACGCGCTGAACCCCGACGACGAGCCGACCCGGTTCCACATTCGCGAGGCGATCGACGCCGTCCTGGCCGGCGAAGCGGTCGATCTCGAGTGGCAGCCCTCGCAGGGCTGTTCGATCAAGTGGAAAGACGAGTAG
- the purL gene encoding phosphoribosylformylglycinamidine synthase subunit PurL produces the protein MSLADSDRELVVSELDREPTRAEAALFENLWSEHCAYRSSRPLLSAFDSEGENVVIGPGDDAAVVALPDSGDDEAGDTYITMGIESHNHPSYVDPFDGAATGVGGIVRDTLSMGAYPIALADSLYFGEFDDDHSKYLFEGVVEGISHYGNCIGVPTVAGSVDFHSKYEGNPLVNVACVGLTNEERLVTAEAQEPGNKLVLVGNATGRDGLGGASFASEDLAEDAETEDRPAVQVGDPYAEKLLIEANEALVDENLIESARDLGAAGLGGASSEMVAKADLGARIELERVHQREPNMNAMEILLAESQERMCYEVEPDNVDRVREIVERFDLGCSVIGEVTDGNYVCTFEGETVVDVDAYFLGEGAPMNDLPTEDLEEPETELPDVDLEDAFDAVVSSPNTASKRWVYRQYDHEVGVRTSVGPGDDAAIIAVREAEQGLAISSGAAPNWTDVAPYEGARAVALENATNIAAKGATPLAAVNCLNGGNPEKPDVYGGFTGIVDGLAEMCETLSTPIVGGNVSLYNDSVAGPIPPTPTLAMVGAKDGYDAPPLSVDADGDLVLVGDLGLEAGDLGLGGSEYLAQFDGSDGFPELPDEPTSFVETLAAVADDDTTLAVHDVSHGGLAVSLAEMVTDDAGLEVSLPGEDPASELFYEQPGRALIQTDSVETVREAFDGVAPVVKLGAATDDGRLTIDVGDRTIETDATEISEQRATIGRELE, from the coding sequence ATGAGTCTTGCCGATTCGGACCGCGAACTCGTCGTTTCCGAACTGGACCGGGAGCCGACACGGGCGGAGGCGGCGCTGTTCGAGAACCTCTGGAGCGAGCACTGTGCGTACCGCTCCTCGCGACCGCTGCTGTCGGCCTTCGACAGCGAGGGCGAGAACGTCGTCATCGGGCCGGGCGACGACGCGGCAGTCGTCGCACTCCCCGACAGCGGCGACGACGAGGCCGGTGACACGTACATCACGATGGGGATCGAAAGCCACAACCACCCCTCCTACGTCGACCCGTTCGACGGCGCGGCGACCGGTGTCGGCGGCATCGTTCGGGACACGCTCTCGATGGGCGCGTACCCGATCGCGCTCGCGGACTCGCTGTACTTCGGCGAGTTCGACGACGACCACTCGAAGTACCTCTTCGAGGGCGTCGTCGAGGGGATCAGCCACTACGGCAACTGTATCGGCGTCCCCACCGTCGCCGGCAGCGTCGACTTCCACTCCAAATACGAGGGCAATCCGTTAGTCAACGTCGCCTGTGTTGGGCTGACGAACGAAGAGCGACTCGTCACCGCCGAGGCACAGGAGCCGGGTAACAAGCTCGTCCTCGTCGGTAACGCCACCGGTCGCGACGGACTCGGCGGCGCGAGCTTCGCCAGCGAGGACCTCGCCGAAGACGCCGAAACTGAAGACCGCCCTGCAGTGCAGGTTGGAGACCCCTACGCCGAGAAGCTGCTCATCGAGGCTAACGAGGCGCTCGTCGACGAGAACCTGATCGAATCGGCCCGCGACCTCGGTGCCGCCGGCCTCGGCGGTGCCTCGAGCGAAATGGTCGCCAAAGCCGACCTCGGCGCACGGATCGAACTCGAGCGTGTCCACCAGCGCGAGCCGAACATGAACGCCATGGAGATCCTGCTCGCCGAATCGCAGGAGCGAATGTGCTACGAGGTCGAGCCGGACAACGTCGACCGCGTACGCGAGATCGTCGAGCGGTTCGATCTCGGCTGTTCGGTCATCGGCGAGGTCACCGACGGCAACTACGTCTGTACGTTTGAGGGCGAGACGGTCGTCGACGTCGACGCCTACTTCCTCGGCGAGGGCGCGCCGATGAACGACCTCCCGACCGAGGACCTCGAGGAGCCAGAGACTGAGCTGCCGGATGTCGACCTCGAGGACGCGTTCGATGCCGTCGTCTCGAGTCCGAACACGGCCTCGAAGCGGTGGGTCTACCGCCAGTACGACCACGAAGTCGGCGTCCGCACGAGCGTGGGGCCGGGCGACGACGCGGCTATCATCGCCGTCCGCGAAGCCGAACAGGGCCTGGCGATCTCCTCGGGTGCGGCACCCAACTGGACCGACGTCGCGCCCTACGAGGGTGCCCGCGCGGTCGCACTCGAGAACGCGACGAACATCGCGGCCAAAGGCGCGACGCCACTGGCCGCAGTGAACTGCCTCAACGGCGGTAATCCGGAGAAGCCTGACGTCTACGGTGGCTTTACTGGTATCGTCGATGGCCTCGCAGAGATGTGTGAGACGCTGTCGACGCCGATCGTCGGCGGCAACGTCTCGCTGTACAACGACTCCGTCGCGGGGCCGATTCCGCCGACGCCGACGCTGGCGATGGTCGGTGCCAAAGACGGCTACGACGCGCCGCCGCTGTCGGTCGACGCCGACGGCGACCTGGTGCTCGTCGGCGACCTCGGACTCGAGGCAGGCGACCTCGGCCTCGGCGGCTCCGAGTATCTCGCACAGTTCGACGGCAGCGACGGGTTCCCCGAACTGCCCGACGAACCCACCAGCTTCGTCGAAACGCTGGCCGCAGTCGCAGACGACGACACGACGCTGGCCGTCCACGACGTCAGCCACGGCGGTCTCGCCGTTTCCCTCGCCGAGATGGTCACCGACGACGCCGGCCTCGAGGTCTCGCTTCCGGGGGAGGACCCCGCGAGCGAACTCTTCTACGAGCAGCCCGGTCGCGCACTGATCCAGACCGACTCGGTCGAGACAGTCCGCGAGGCGTTCGACGGCGTCGCGCCGGTCGTCAAACTCGGCGCTGCGACCGACGACGGGCGACTCACGATCGACGTTGGCGACCGAACGATCGAAACCGACGCAACCGAGATCAGCGAGCAACGCGCGACGATCGGACGCGAACTCGAGTAA
- a CDS encoding Lrp/AsnC family transcriptional regulator, whose amino-acid sequence MSEREVLELLRENARYSAADIARMTDLEEDEVEAAIEELEAAGLVRGYQAVVDWDRLEDERVRAEVELNVRLDRETGYDDIAERLARFPQVTALRLVSGDYDFDMEVEGDSIREVSQFISEKVAPVPEITQTVTHYVMTSYKENGIELGDGEDDDRLSYSP is encoded by the coding sequence ATGAGCGAACGCGAGGTGCTCGAGTTGCTTCGTGAGAACGCGCGATACTCGGCGGCCGATATCGCGCGAATGACCGACCTCGAGGAAGACGAGGTCGAGGCAGCCATCGAGGAACTCGAGGCAGCAGGTCTGGTACGTGGCTACCAGGCGGTCGTCGACTGGGATCGGCTCGAGGACGAGCGCGTCCGCGCCGAGGTCGAGTTGAACGTCCGTCTCGACCGCGAGACGGGCTACGACGACATCGCAGAGCGCCTCGCACGGTTCCCGCAAGTCACGGCGTTGCGACTGGTCAGCGGTGACTACGACTTCGACATGGAAGTCGAGGGCGACTCTATCCGCGAGGTTTCCCAGTTCATCAGCGAAAAGGTCGCGCCTGTCCCCGAGATCACCCAGACGGTCACCCACTACGTGATGACTTCCTACAAGGAAAACGGGATCGAACTCGGTGACGGCGAGGACGACGACCGCCTCTCCTATTCACCCTGA